One genomic window of Nerophis lumbriciformis linkage group LG29, RoL_Nlum_v2.1, whole genome shotgun sequence includes the following:
- the LOC133572360 gene encoding probable G-protein coupled receptor 139 yields the protein MEGLSVTIFVSVQKVFYPLLCIMGIPANLFTFYMIVFRKCGMSDTAVVYLSCLALVDTSYVLWVVLIDLTLTFWLLQPFWHSHPWCSILGFLQYGALYSSSWIVVAFTVERYLALRSAAAAPRQPCSQARATALTCAGVVAASHLASVPLCWINVVVSVDVTVDGRNLTVPRCHYREELYATVIVWVTTFLSGGIPIVLVMVFNYLIGCHLCRASRLFTKEERRVIRGRATRSMLRRTILLLGTVSVAFVVLSLPRFVTYCILRTEHNTAYFDRNDYRLPINVAGDVANMLQNLNSTTNFLLYCVVSRRFRQELVRALTCKVRTREPASNLTHTMNVFSVSERKTTPCRDCPIANKSPNALKKSLKMMCCK from the exons ATGGAAGGACTCAGTGTCACCATCTTTGTCTCCGTGCAGAAGGTCTTCTACCCACTCCTTTGCATCATGGGTATTCCAG CCAACCTCTTCACCTTCTACATGATCGTCTTCCGCAAGTGCGGCATGTCGGACACGGCCGTGGTCTACCTGAGCTGCCTGGCCCTGGTGGACACCTCCTACGTGCTGTGGGTGGTCCTCATCGACCTGACCCTCACCTTCTGGCTGCTGCAGCCCTTCTGGCACTCCCACCCGTGGTGCAGCATCCTGGGCTTCCTGCAGTACGGCGCCCTGTACAGTTCCTCCTGGATCGTGGTGGCGTTCACCGTGGAGCGCTACCTGGCCCTGCGCAGCGCCGCCGCCGCCCCCAGGCAGCCCTGCTCGCAGGCCCGGGCCACCGCGCTGACGTGCGCCGGCGTGGTGGCGGCGTCGCACCTGGCGTCCGTGCCGCTCTGCTGGATCAACGTGGTGGTGTCCGTGGACGTGACGGTGGACGGACGGAACCTGACCGTGCCTCGGTGTCACTACCGAGAGGAGCTCTACGCCACGGTCATTGTGTGGGTGACCACCTTCCTGTCGGGGGGGATCCCCATCGTGCTGGTCATGGTCTTCAACTACCTCATCGGGTGTCACCTGTGCCGCGCCAGTCGACTCTTCACCAAGGAGGAGCGTCGTGTCATCCGCGGGCGAGCCACCAGGAGCATGTTGAGGAGGACCATCCTCTTGCTGGGGACCGTCTCCGTGGCCTTTGTGGTTCTCAGCCTGCCCCGCTTCGTCACCTACTGCATCCTGAGGACCGAGCACAACACGGCCTACTTCGACCGCAACGACTACCGTCTCCCCATCAACGTCGCCGGCGACGTGGCCAACATGCTGCAGAACCTGAACTCCACCACCAACTTCTTGCTCTACTGCGTGGTCAGCAGGCGCTTCCGGCAGGAGCTGGTTCGGGCGCTGACTTGCAAAGTTAGGACTCGCGAGCCCGCCTCCAACCTCACGCACACCATGAACGTCTTCTCCGTCTCAGAACGTAAGACCACGCCATGCCGGGACTGTCCGATCGCAAACAAATCcccgaatgcattaaaaaaatccttgaaaatgatgtgttgtaaataa